GTGAAACAGCCATTCCGAGTCATCGAGGGTGGAGCATCTAAATGGGGTACCGATACGGTCACTAATTTCCGTGCAGGTCAGAATGGTACACCGACGGGAACACAGCCATATCTACAGTCGCAGGTTCATAAACCTTTTGATGAGACAAAAGGAAAAGGAAACGGCTTGGGAACGGGAACCATGACCGAGTTTGTTTCGGGCATGCGCTCACAGAGTTCTCAAGTACAAGAAGCAGCTCAATTCTTAGCTGATACAGTTGAGAAAACGTTTAAAGAGCGGTTAGGTATCCACTCGCCGTCTCGTGTCATGGCTGGACTTGGAGAATGGGCTTCCTTAGGCATTATAAAAGGTCTTGATTCCGTTGACCTTCAAAGATTCGCTAACAAGCAAGTGGATGGCTTAATCAGTGCGTACACAGGCATGGCTCCTGACTTCGGATCACCATTTACCATGACATCTGGATTCGGACCACGAAAATCACCGGGTGGAATTGGCTCGACTAATCATAAAGGGTTAGACTTTGCAGCACCTATGGGTACACCAATCCCGGCACAAGCACCTGGTCAGGTAACGTTTAGTGGCTGGCAGGGCGGATACGGAAACTTGGTTAAAATATTAGGTGCTGATGGCATTGAATATTTATATGGCCATAACTCAAGAAACCTTGTGAAAAAAGGAGATCTTGTTTCTGGTGGTCAAACGATTGGACTTGTCGGATCAACAGGTAATAGTACGGGTCCACACGTCCACTATGAGACACGAAGAAACGGACAAGCCTTTAACCCTGTGGGTGGTGGAAACAGTCTGTTTGGTGGCTCCGGTGCATCGACACGAAGTGCTATTGCACAAGCTGCATTGGCAACGGGTGTAGGCAAGGACTGGATTGAACCACTCGTGACGATGGCCATGAAAGAAAGTGGCGGAAACGCGAGAGCGGTCAATAATTGGGATAGCAACGCACGACGTGGCACCCCATCTAAAGGTCTGATGCAAACCATTGACCCTACCTTTAATGCTCACAAGCTGTCTGGAATGGATGACATCTATAACCCTGTTCATAACGCAGCTGCAGCCATTAAATACATTCAATCTCGTTACGGCGATATTTCAAATGTACCAGGTATTCGTTCCATGCGTAATGGTGGCGCATACCGAGGCTATGCAAATGGTGGATTAATCACCAATGAACAGATTGCTCGAATTGGTGAAGGTGGTCAACGTGAGTGGATCATTCCGGAAGAGCGTGGCATCCGTGGACGCTATCTTTTAGGTCGAGCTGCACAAGCACTTGGGATGGAAGTCTACGATCCTGAAGATGATGCAGGACATTCCGATTCGTTTAAAGAACAAGCAGCCATTGCGACGGGGCAGAATCAGCAAAAGGTCATTACCTCGTCTGGTGGCATTTCGATCACAATCGAGATGAACGGAGATCAACACTTCCATACACCACAAGACGAAGAAGCTTTCCTACAAAAGATGGAACGCAGATTAATCGATATACTACAAGAAGACGTAGATAATGGATCGGGAGGTGCGCAGGGTGCCTAAGAGTGTATATGAGATCTGGTTAAGCCAGGGGAAAGACAAACTGCGACTCCCTGTGTTGCCGGAAACGATTGATTTTGCAAGCAATGTTCAAAATGAAAGTGTGAAGGTGAGTCGGTTCGGTGAATTGACTTTCATAGATGATCCGGGCGCAAGGGAAATTTCCTTTGCGTCTTATTTTCCAAAAAGACATACCTCTCAGTGTGAATATAGTAATTTCCCTTCACCGGAGAACTGCATCGATAAAATTGAGAAATGGTTGAAAAACAAAGAGCCAGTTCGATTAATCGTGACAGGTACAAAGATTAATATCCTTTGTAGCATTGAAGACTTTCCATATGGTGAGGGCGAGATGGACATAGGGGATCGAACCTACTCTGTCCGATTAAAAGAATACAAAGTAGCCACACCTAGAAAAATTAAGCAAGCACGTCCGGTGCAAAAGAAACGACCTTCGCCTGTTAAAACAGCAAAGGTCACGATGTATACAGTCAAGAAAGGCGATACACTTTGGGCTATTGCTGGTCGTAAATACGGCAACAACCTTCAATGGCGTAAGATATGGAATGAAAACAAAGCTCAAATCATCAAACGCGATGCAAGAAATAATCGTCAACAAGGTCACTGGATTCATATTGGTTTCAAATTACGAATACCGCCTAAGTAGGTGAGAGAATGATTGAATTATGGAAAGTCGTTGAGACAGCTAGTAAGATCGAACAATTTGAATTGGTTACGTCAATGGTGAAGTGGGAAGGCGAGCGATACAAGGCAGCGCGAAAGATTACAGCTGATATTATCGTCAAGCAAGGTTCTGAAACGTATTACGGTGTAGAAGAGGGGGATATGGTCATTTTCAAGTGGAAAGGAAAAGAGCTCTTTCGTGGGACGGTATTCGGTCGAGTGCCCAAAGATGGAAAGCTCTTTTTTGTTGCATACGATATGCTGCACTATCTCGTTAAAAACAAAGATGTCTATGTCTTTAGTAATCAACGCGCCGATCAAATACTAAGGCGTATGTGCAACGATTTTCAAATTCCCATGACTACTCTAGCAAACACAGGATATACGCTAAAATCATTAGTCTTCGCGAATGATACAAGTCTCTATGATATGACCTTGCGAGCTTTGAAAGAAACGCGAGGACAAACTTCACGAAACTATCAGCTGTATTCGGAAAAGGGAAAGCTCGGACTACGACGTTGGCCGGATCCGGATGAGGTCTGGGTCATTGAAGATGGAGACAAAGGAAACCTACTTAATTATGAATACAGCACAAGTATTGAAGAGTCGGCTACTCGAGTAAAAGTAAGAATGCAAAAAGATGATAAGGTATTTACTGCTACAGCTCGTGATGATGCTTGGAGCCCGCAAATTCGGGGTGCTACAGCATGTGGAGACGGTCACAGATGAGTTGAATCAGGCTCAGTTGCAACAACGTGCTAATGTCCGTCAATCGCAGATGAAAGGCGTTAAAAGTAAACTTGATTCGGTTCAAGCAGTCGGGATTCCGGATCTTCAAAGTGGCTTACCAGTTCATATCCGAATCAGTGAACTAAACATTAAGAAGAATTACTGGATCGATGTTGATAGCCATACATTCAGTGGATCTTCGCATCAGATGCAGCTAAACCTTGTTGAAGTGAACACAATTCCGGAGGGAGAATCATGAGTCGTTTTGCCAATCTTATAAAAGAAATAGCCAATAACGCTAATGATGCAAAGCAACCAATGGCTATCATTCCAGGGCGCGTGATGAGTACGACCCCTTTAAGCATTCGTTTAAAGGGTCAGGACAAATTGCAAATCCCTGCAGATTTGATTGTATTACCCAACCGATTGAAATCACATCGAGAGGGTGCGTTAGAGACTGGAAACAATGTCATGATAATTGTGATGACGGGTGGCCAGTCTTTTTATGTGCTCGATAAAATATAAAGCGAGGTGAGGGCGTGTCTTTATCACCTGAACTAACGATTAATGATGAGGATCAAGACGTAGTTGATCCTTCACGAACCTTTACGATTGATTTCGAGAAGGGTCGTATCCTAAGCACGATCATAGAAGGACCAGCTGCAGTAGAACAGTTCATTCATATGGCATTACGCACAGACCGCTTTGCACATGCCATATATTCAGATGAAGTAGGCAACGAATTACAGGAAACCCTATCAGATTCTGAAACGTCTGATGCATATAAAGAAATGGAAATTCCAAGGCTCATCACGGAAGCCATCGAGTTTGATGAGCGCATTCTTTCGGTGGGAGAGTTTGAGATTGAGAAGCGTGAGGATGCGTTTCACGTTTCGTTCGTTGTTGAAATTGATGAGGGAACGTTGGAACTGGAAGAGGTGTTGAACAGTGTTTGAAGGACTTTCATATTCACAAGCGATTGAGAGAATTCGAGAGCAGAGTTTTGACACAATTATGGAGCGTATGATGGATGGTGTTCCTCCTGACTTAGATAAGAGAGAAGGAGGAATTATTTGGAATGCTCTAGCTCCTGCAGCTGCGGAGATCACGCAATCGTATATCTGGTTAGAAGCGATGTTTGATCTCGTGTTTGCAGATACCGCATCGGGCGAGTTCCTTGAAAAGAGAGCTCAAGAAGCAGGAATTGAACGTCAACCCGCTACGAGAGCTGTCTGGCAAGGTGTATTCAATCGCACGGTACCCGTTGGGACTCGGTTCTATTTAGATCCGCTCTACTTCATCACACTTGAAGGAGATCAACTCCAAAGTGAAACGCCAGGTGATGAGGGAAATGCTAATTTAACTGGTCAAACGCTCCAAGCGCTTGATACCATCCCAGGGCTAGAAACCGCAACAATGGGTGCTCAATTGATTCCTGCTCGAGCAGAAGAGACCGATCCTGAATTATATCAACGCTATTTAGTTCGGGTGCGACGTGAGGCGGTAAGTGGCAATGCTGCACACTATAAGACGTGGGCTGAGAGTTATGATGGGGTCGGACGTGCTAAAGTATTTTCACTTTGGAATGGTCCAGGTACGGTCAAGATCGTGATCACTGACTCTAATATGCAGCCAGCAACGCCTGAACTATTAAATAAAGTAAAACAATTTATTGATCCGGTACCAGGTAGGGGGAGGGTCAAGCACCCATTGGGGCTGTGGCCACAATTGAAAGTGCTGTTTATAAAGTGATAAATGTTCAAGTTGATGTATTGCCAGAACCAGGGAGAACGTTAGAGGATGTGAGATTGGAGCTTAGGAGAGAATTTGAAAAGCTGTTTAACCGAATCTCTTTTCAAGAACCAATCGTTCGATTGTCTCAAGTGATTAACATCATCTTTAATGCTCATTCCGTTAGTGATTACAGTGATGTTCGTCTAAACAACACATCAGAAAACTTGGACTTAGCAGACGAAGAAATCCCGCAATTAGGGGAGGTCACGATCAATGAGCAAGTTTGATGAAATGTCCGACTATCTACCGGAATATTTTTCGAGACTCCTTGAAATGCAAGAGATTCTAAAAACACAAGCGCCTGAGTTTGAACAGCAGAACGAAGCGATCTTTTCCATTACCGATCAATTGTTTATTACTTCGGCTACATGGGGTTTAGATCGATGGGAAGGGTTGCTGAATATACAGCGTGACGGGTCTGAGGATATAGAAATGAGAAGAGCGCGGTTAATCAACAAAGTTTCCAACATTCCGCCGGCAACGTATCGATCGCTAGAACATGCGATTAATCGTTTCTTACGTAATCCATCTGCGCTTGTACGGTTGCTACCAAAGCAGTATGAATTTACTGTGGATGTGAATATTGATGACCTGCAGCATGTGCGACAAATTGTTGAGACATTAGAACTCATGAAGCCGGCGCACTTAGCTTATGTGCTTAGAGCCGGTTTAAATGAACGATTGCAGATTATTGATACAGTTACGGTCAATTACCGTCGTTATCGAAGAGTCAAAGAATTAAGAGTCGGTCTTTCTGTAACAAGGGATCTAAATGAGGTGGTTTTACGATGATTTCAGCCTATTATTTGGAGCGAACAGCAAAAGATTTGTTTGAGCGTATTTCATCGATCAAATTAAATGGCCAAGAAGTGGAGATTATTGATAAGCAAAGAGACGGTACTAAAATCTCTTTGCTTTCAAGACGAGCAGAGGGTCATAAGAGGATAGAGCACATTGCATTATATGATGAATTAGGCCGAGTTATTACTGAGCGTCGATCACAAATTGATGTGAGTGAAAATAGGTCTCTAGATTTTCGATTTACTTTTGAGGTGGTGAGTTAATGGCAGATTATAAAGCCAAAACTAATTGGCTTCCGGATGATCCGATCAATGAGGATGATTTAAATCGCTTGGGAGCAAGGAATTAAAGATGCAAATGAAGAAGGGGACGAGCATCGCAACAATAAGGAAAATCCTCATGAAGTGACAAAAAAACAAATAGGTTTAGGAAACGTAACAAATGAAAGACAAGCCAAAAAAGATGATTTTGATGCACACAAGGGAGATAAGAAGAATCCTCACGAAGTAACGACTGAACAGGTTAATATTTCAACTATTTTTGAAGCGAGTGAACCAGGTTCGTCGTATCCAAATGGAATTTCAATGTTTCAAACTGCTAACGGTGTGAGTTTAGGTTTTCCAGTCAATCAAATCATTGTCCACACCATTCGTCAGGGTTCACATCGATGCTTTCAGTACATCTATGATGCATCAACCAATGTAGATACGGTTTGGTACCGTACTTGGCGTTTAGATTCAGGGTGGAGAGGTCTTTCTGAGAATGAGACGGTCGTAGGTGCTCAGCTTAAAGCAGATGATGCAGCTACTTTAAAAGTGAAAGAGCATGCTGATCAGGATGATAATCCTCACAAAGTAACAAAAGCGCAAGTCGAATTAGGAAATGTACAAGACTACCCTGTTGCGACTAAAGCTCAAGCAGAGTTAGGGAATCATACTGCCAGTTACATGACTCCGCATCGAACGAAAGAAGCGATTCAGACATTAGCGACGAGTAATTTGGTAAATACTATTAGCCGTAAATTGGCTAGTGATTTACCTAGAACATATCCGATGGGTGTAACAAGTTTTTCAACTGGTAATGATAGCAGTTGGCCAACAACGTATGGAACTGTAATGACCATCCGTAATGCAGATAATTCTACACTTCAATATCATATTAGGTGGAACAACTCTGGCAGTACAATGAGGATTCGATCTTCGAGAGACATTGATAATGTCTGGCAGGATTGGGTCGAAATCGAAACGGTTGCTGGCGCTGAAGCAAGAATAAACAAAGCAATTGAGGACAATGCTCAATCACCTATCGTTACTAAAGACGGGACACCAAAGATTAATTTAACATCGGGTGATTTTCTTGATCATATGTCGAAATTAAGTAATGGTGTGTATACCTTTTATGCTTCAAATGATGTAAAGAATATACCAAATCCAAACCAATCTTACAGAGGAATCTTCCATAAAGTATCTGCCAATTTTGGGTGGTTAGTTGGTCAAGATTGGGACGGTAACAATTACAGTAACTTTTTGAATACTGGTAACTGGAGAGGTTGGAAAGACTCTGAGACAACCTCAGGGGCGCAAGCTAAAGTAAATGCACATGCAAATAACAAAAATAACCCTCACAATGTGACCTCGGAGCAAGTTAATAACATTAACTTTAAACTTGCTGCAGATCTAGTTGGCACCTATCCTACAGGGTTAAGTATATTCGCCATTTCATCTCATAATAACGATGTCACAGGATACCCTTTCGGATACGGTACTGTTTTAACGGTTCGTGTACACAACAGCCGAACTTATCAGACTTTATACGGTAATGGGGACACGGTGAATGGTCGTCGTTATTGGACTGCTGGGCTTTCGAAGGTGTATGGACAGATTGGTATGAAGAGGGGCAGAGCCCATTAAGGTGGACTCGTCCAGTATTACTGAATCGCTTGGAACAAAACGGAACTAGACCTGTGGAATTTACGAAAGATTCAGCAGGGAACGTTCATATTGAAGGGGCAATGAGGAACGGTATATTTGGTAATCCAGATATATCAGCTTTTATTTTACCTGAAGGGTTTAGACCTAAAAAGACTCGAGTCATTAATGTTGCATCTGCTTCAGGAACCATCTCTTACACTCGTGTTGTAATTCGAGAAAATGGTACTGTCTGGATTGAAGACGTGTCACGTGCAGGGGCTGAAAGTTATGTGGATATGTCGTTATCATTCCCAAGCTGACAGATAAGAAAGGAGCAACCTATGAAACAGGTTTATCGGATTTCTGAAGAAGGCTTTTATATAGAGCCGAAAATTATTGATCCAATTGATTTTGAGAACTCAGTACCTATATATGAGATTCCTAGTGATTGCACAGAGATCACGCCAATCGATGGACTCTTTCAAGCGAAACTGGTTAATGGTGAATGGGTAGAGGGTTTGTCTAAAGAAAAAATAGATGAACTACTGAACGTTCCAATACCTGTTGATCCATTAACAAGGTTGGAACAGCAAAACGGAGAGCTTGGTCAGATGATTACTGACAGTGAGCTAGAAAGTATGATGCAAGGTCAATCTGTAACAGAACTCGAAATTCAATCAATGATACAGGGGCAGCAGCTCACTGAAATGGAAATAGAACAAATGATGCAAGGTCAGCAGAACACGGAGTTTGAATTAAGACTAATGATGGTGGAGGCGAAGATGAATGTTTGAATCCTTAAAAGAAAGA
The nucleotide sequence above comes from Alkalicoccobacillus plakortidis. Encoded proteins:
- a CDS encoding DUF2634 domain-containing protein, with translation MSLSPELTINDEDQDVVDPSRTFTIDFEKGRILSTIIEGPAAVEQFIHMALRTDRFAHAIYSDEVGNELQETLSDSETSDAYKEMEIPRLITEAIEFDERILSVGEFEIEKREDAFHVSFVVEIDEGTLELEEVLNSV
- a CDS encoding putative phage tail protein, translating into MSKFDEMSDYLPEYFSRLLEMQEILKTQAPEFEQQNEAIFSITDQLFITSATWGLDRWEGLLNIQRDGSEDIEMRRARLINKVSNIPPATYRSLEHAINRFLRNPSALVRLLPKQYEFTVDVNIDDLQHVRQIVETLELMKPAHLAYVLRAGLNERLQIIDTVTVNYRRYRRVKELRVGLSVTRDLNEVVLR
- a CDS encoding LysM peptidoglycan-binding domain-containing protein — encoded protein: MPKSVYEIWLSQGKDKLRLPVLPETIDFASNVQNESVKVSRFGELTFIDDPGAREISFASYFPKRHTSQCEYSNFPSPENCIDKIEKWLKNKEPVRLIVTGTKINILCSIEDFPYGEGEMDIGDRTYSVRLKEYKVATPRKIKQARPVQKKRPSPVKTAKVTMYTVKKGDTLWAIAGRKYGNNLQWRKIWNENKAQIIKRDARNNRQQGHWIHIGFKLRIPPK
- a CDS encoding DUF2577 family protein produces the protein MSRFANLIKEIANNANDAKQPMAIIPGRVMSTTPLSIRLKGQDKLQIPADLIVLPNRLKSHREGALETGNNVMIIVMTGGQSFYVLDKI